A genomic segment from Rhodospirillum centenum SW encodes:
- a CDS encoding sterol desaturase family protein, which yields MWGEAWRGRSYDLGRMTLRDLTVAYWTYPAIQVYTALALLSAGLALAWAGDPAALVLTVLVASAVYPLAWYVIHRFILHGRWLYRMPWTAALWKRIHFDHHQDPHRLEVLFGSLANTLPTIALVTLPVGWAIDGRAGAAAALATGLVTTCVYEFFHCIQHLNYKPRWAWVARIKQLHLAHHFHDEDGNYGIVSFLPDRLFGTYYAEARQRPRSRHVFNLGYDLEEARRYPWVMELTGAPPRDRPEGAGRRGGETPAGGRACL from the coding sequence ATGTGGGGCGAAGCCTGGCGGGGGCGGAGCTACGATCTCGGGCGGATGACGCTGCGGGATCTCACGGTCGCCTACTGGACCTATCCGGCGATCCAGGTCTACACGGCCCTGGCGCTGCTCAGCGCCGGGCTGGCCCTCGCCTGGGCCGGCGACCCGGCCGCCCTTGTGCTGACCGTCCTGGTGGCGTCCGCCGTCTATCCGCTGGCGTGGTACGTGATCCACCGCTTCATCCTGCACGGTCGCTGGCTCTACCGGATGCCCTGGACGGCGGCGCTGTGGAAGCGCATCCATTTCGACCATCATCAGGACCCGCACCGGCTGGAGGTGCTGTTCGGCAGTCTCGCCAACACGCTGCCCACCATCGCCCTGGTGACGCTGCCGGTCGGCTGGGCCATCGACGGTCGGGCCGGGGCGGCGGCGGCGCTGGCGACGGGGCTGGTCACCACCTGCGTCTACGAGTTCTTCCACTGCATCCAGCATCTGAACTACAAACCCCGCTGGGCCTGGGTGGCGCGGATCAAGCAGCTCCATCTGGCCCACCATTTCCATGATGAAGACGGGAATTACGGCATCGTGAGCTTCCTGCCCGACAGGCTGTTCGGCACCTACTATGCGGAGGCGCGGCAGCGGCCACGCTCGCGGCACGTCTTCAACCTGGGCTACGACCTGGAGGAAGCGAGGCGCTATCCCTGGGTCATGGAGCTGACCGGCGCACCGCCGCGCGACCGGCCGGAGGGGGCGGGCCGGCGCGGTGGCGAGACGCCGGCCGGCGGGAGGGCTTGCCTGTGA
- a CDS encoding nucleotidyltransferase family protein — translation MSDTATLPDPGRVTALVLAGSRGPGDPVALAAGVSHKAMAPVAGIPMLVRVVRTLLAVPFVGRIAVAIEDAGVVRAEPELAALADSGRLELLPTAPSPARTVGEALERLGTPLLVTTGDHPLLRPDWVSHFWTHLPPDADVAVGLARSETVLAAVPETQRTWIRFSDAAYSGCNLFAFRTPASARVAELWRTVETERKNPLKLIGLLGPVAVARFALGRLSSTAALARLERMSGVRGAFVEMPWGEAAVDVDKAADLVLAERLLRAA, via the coding sequence GTGAGCGACACTGCGACACTGCCGGACCCCGGCCGGGTGACGGCCCTGGTGCTCGCCGGCTCCCGTGGGCCGGGCGATCCGGTGGCGCTGGCCGCCGGTGTCAGCCACAAGGCGATGGCCCCGGTGGCGGGAATTCCCATGCTGGTCCGCGTCGTCCGCACGCTGCTGGCGGTGCCCTTCGTCGGGCGCATCGCCGTGGCGATCGAGGATGCCGGCGTCGTGCGGGCGGAGCCGGAGCTGGCTGCCCTGGCCGACAGCGGACGGCTGGAGCTGCTGCCCACGGCACCGTCGCCCGCCCGCACGGTGGGGGAGGCGCTGGAACGCCTGGGCACCCCGCTGCTGGTGACGACGGGCGACCATCCGCTGCTGCGCCCGGACTGGGTTTCGCATTTCTGGACGCACCTGCCCCCCGATGCCGACGTGGCCGTCGGGCTCGCCCGCTCGGAGACGGTGCTGGCCGCCGTGCCGGAGACGCAGCGGACCTGGATCCGCTTCTCCGACGCGGCCTATTCGGGCTGCAACCTGTTCGCCTTCCGCACCCCGGCGTCGGCCCGCGTGGCCGAGCTGTGGCGGACGGTGGAGACGGAGCGCAAGAATCCGCTGAAGCTGATCGGCCTGCTCGGTCCCGTCGCCGTCGCCCGTTTCGCCCTGGGCCGGCTCTCCTCGACGGCGGCGCTGGCCCGGCTGGAGAGGATGTCCGGGGTGCGCGGCGCCTTCGTCGAGATGCCCTGGGGGGAGGCGGCGGTGGACGTGGACAAGGCCGCCGACCTTGTCCTGGCCGAGCGGCTGCTGCGCGCGGCCTAA
- a CDS encoding Lrp/AsnC family transcriptional regulator, producing the protein MRKIDLDTMDRRILDTVQADGRISNADLADRVGLSPSACHRRLRRLEEEGVVEGYVALLNGGVLGRGMSVFVSITLDRQQEQDLAAFEAKVRECPEVMECYLMAGDSDYLLRVLVQDGADYERLHTQMLTRLPGVARVRSSFTLRTVAKRTAIPTD; encoded by the coding sequence ATGCGCAAGATCGACCTCGACACGATGGATCGCCGCATCCTGGACACCGTCCAGGCGGACGGACGGATCAGCAACGCCGACCTCGCCGACCGGGTCGGCCTCTCGCCCTCGGCCTGCCACCGGCGTCTGCGCCGGCTGGAGGAGGAGGGCGTGGTGGAAGGCTATGTCGCGCTGCTGAACGGCGGCGTGCTGGGCCGCGGCATGTCCGTCTTCGTCTCGATCACGCTGGACCGGCAGCAGGAACAGGACCTCGCCGCGTTCGAGGCGAAGGTCCGGGAATGCCCCGAGGTGATGGAGTGCTACCTGATGGCGGGCGACAGCGACTATCTGCTGCGCGTGCTGGTGCAGGACGGCGCCGATTATGAGCGGCTGCACACCCAGATGCTGACCCGCCTGCCCGGTGTGGCGCGGGTGCGCTCCAGCTTCACCCTGCGCACGGTCGCCAAGCGCACGGCGATCCCGACGGATTAG